In the genome of Pelmatolapia mariae isolate MD_Pm_ZW linkage group LG4, Pm_UMD_F_2, whole genome shotgun sequence, the window TGCCCTTTGGAGGTGTAGGTATGTGTCAGGCTGGCCTGCTGAGAAAGAGATGTAGTGCAGTCATATGCATAACCAATGTTCACTCTTCTATCCAGGAAACAGTGGATTTGGTCACTACCATGGTCACTGGGGCTTTGAGGCGTTCAGTCACCAGCGAGCAGTCATGCTGCGTGGTTGGGCTTTGGAAAAACTTAACGCCCTGCGCTACCCACCGTATAGCGATGAAAAGTTGAGCTGGCTGCGCTGGACCACCTCACCCAAGAGCTGCTCAATCATGTGATGACCGGCAAGAAGAGTGTGAGTGAGAGCGAGAGATGATGAGTAACGGTTCACATTAAGGTTTTTGTAATAAGCCTTAGTAAATAAGTTTATTTAGATGTTAAGGCAATCGTATCTTACTTAATAACAGTTTAGATGTTTAAGAAGTTGCTTTGAGTGTCTTAGTTATTTAGAATAACATTAAAATTCATTGTGGTTTGACTTATCCATGTAGGAGTCGCTCGAGCCTCGATTATATTTTCTGCATCCACCAGTCTGCTAAGATGTACTTggatgtaaataacaaaaattatGTCATCTTACTTACttttatgctgtttttattaaataattcatttttgttAATATTGGCTCTAAATAGACAAGTTTCTTATTAAGGTTCATGACTCTGTTATGCtcataatatttctgttatttttacagATCCCCCATCTGGACTGAGCACTGCATGTTGTCAAAGGTCAttcaaaaaatgaataaagttgcatgtaaataaatcattttagtgttgaagcagaaaaagaaatagctcttttgaatttattttgttaCCCAACAAAGACGACATTTTATTTACCTCACTGGATTATTATACCTGTGGCAGTATCGGGCATGTCTTAGGAGTGATGATGCACATGATAAACGTATGATTGTTTCCTTTTGAAAGGGCTTTTCCCAAAGTGCTCATTTTCTGCACAAACTATCTGCTGAAATGTTAACTGCATTACTGACTTACTAGCTTTAAAAGCGAGTAATCAAAGATGCTTCCTGttgccttttttcccctctttgttgtCCTACCTCTACAAACTGTGCTGTATTAATCCTGTGGTTTAACTTGGCCAGACTGTACCAGACTGAGGTTCTTGAAGTAATGTGCCAAGTACTTTTTGAAAAGTTCCTGCCTTTCTAACAGTTTTGAAAAACATCTGACATGTCAggttaatgttttaaaaaagtgtgtcgaacagccttaaaaaaaaaagaaaagaaaaaaagttttaaaaaaaattgtctcTCATAATCTTTATATTATGAAGGGCGAATGTATCAGAGGCCAAATCGGTGTTGGCTATGTTTATTTGATAGAGCTTTTTCTGAATGTTTTATAAAAGTGACTTATTTTTGTTCAAAATGATGTTTGCTGTGTGTCGGTATGTTAGAAGTGTATCAGAATTGTAATACTGTACACTGACTAATATCATTGCATTGACAATGAGCATATCTAATAATACTCTTCAAATAGGGAACATTATTAAAGTGAATATCATCTTCAGTAAGACTTACAACTAGTGATTGAGACAAGAACTCACAGCTAGAGAGGCCTGGATCAATTATACTCACACTTCTATTCAGCttgaagtattttttaaatcacaggaGTCACCTGTAGCTGCACACAGTTGTTGGGGTTTAATTCATGACGTGGCAGACATGAGTAGAAACTTTTCTCTCATCTGCCAGCCTGCAGCTTCGCTTCACCTCCACTACGGTTAATTGCCTGCCTAAAATGTTAGCATGTTGGTCTTTTTGTAGCCAGAAGCTATCACGTTTAGCGGTGCAACGTTtagctaacgttagctagcTTGAATTAACAAGGTGTCGACTTCAAACTTATTGTGTTAGTAATGCAGCTATACAAGTAATTTTAGCAACTTTAAACCAATAATGCTCATGAGTGTCTTTCTCCTGTAAGTTGAAATCATATTATATTTGCCAGGAAATTCtatattttgttattgtttattcAATCTtctgacattaaaaacaaatactaATTAGCATTTGTTAGCATatgctggtttcattttcatgacggtgaaatgtctcatagcatgttttaatttgtatcagtCTTTCTACATCTTTGCTACACTTGTGCAACTCATTGCTTAAAAATGCATTGTcctatttatttacttttttggtTGGGAAACCAAAAGTACACTGACATCTCATAAAAGCTCATCAAATATGACACACTTGGTGTTACATGTTAAGCATAATTTTGATAATAGGAGTAATTGTTACACTATATTTTCATATGCTTCCTAAAATTGCCTTTTTGACCTATCAACTGATAAAACTTGTACTATTTCATgtagaagatttttttttttagaggttGGTTGTATTATTGCCGTTTTAACAACTTTACAGTTTTAGCCAGATGGtttctgtcattgttttttCGTGAAGTAATGTGAATAATGTAACTTTGTTTCATGGTGtgacaaaattaataaaaaataaaaatacagagttTCAAACACAGCCTTTAACCTCCAGCTGAAAACTTAACAGTGCACTACTGGATCAAGAAGTAGCACATTTTGTGAGTCATGTTTAACTGATCATATTTATTACAAATATTAAGCATCAGGTCATCAAATCAGGTTCTCTCCGGTCTCGAGTGGACATCAGCCAGGAGAGAGAAACAGATGGCTCTGTACTCTTAATAAGCTTTCCCCCTAAACAAGCTCATGTACAGTACAGCTCAGCCATCAGAGAGAAAGGACCAAAGTCCACCCAGATGAAACACTGCTTTCCTTCCTGTGGTATAAATTATAAAAACCAACTACGTTTTAATATCACTTCTTTGAAGATTTCTTTCACAGAAATtacgttaaaaaaaagaagaaaaaggaaacagcACCATCATAAAAAGACGTTACTGTGATGACTGTACATGAGGCTGGCTTGGGTCCTGCTCATGTGTAAGCTACTACTGAGTGGAGGAGAAACACGGGGAGGCTGGATCTTGCTCTCTTGACTCCTGAAGATGATCTTGCAGCTAGCAGACAGCTCTGCTGTGGTGCGTTCATGGCTCTGGTTTGTATGAGGAGGGTGGATTTGTCCCAGGGGAGGCCTTCTCAGGATCTGTGGACTCTGGCTGTGGTGAGgggcttgctgctgctgctgctgctgctgctgccggcTCTTTCTGCACTAGCTCTGGCTCATCCTGCCCTGCCTGTGGTGGGTGGACCAGGACCCGGTCGATGAGGCCAAAGTCCTGTGCTTCCATGGGACTCATGTAGCGATCCCTTTCCATCACACTCTCTGTAAGTCGGACAGAAATGAGCGTTTTATAGTTTAAACGTTTTAAACTAACTTTCCTCCTCTCCTTAAACACGTGAAAATCAGTTTCTTTGGGATGATGTCTAACACCTCTGTGAATTCCAAATATTAATGTTCATCACACCTGCAAGTCCTACACTCTTCAGAATAAATCATTATGGCCACCCTCGTCTATATATAATATACGGTTGGTTATTTGCATGTCACACATTGCCACGAACTTGAGACATGCACTCCAGGCCTGGATTAGCCTTCTTTGTCTGAAATCCAAATTTTTTGTCGCCAGGAAAATGCAAAGGGGGGAaatcattgtgctgcttttgccCTACTTTTAAGTTTGTATTGTGTTGTGGTAATGAGCTGCACAAACATACCAATGGTCTCCAGTGACTGGCCCGTGTGTTTGGCGTAGATGTTGTTGATCTGTCGTTTCAGCTTCAGGATCTCTTCAGCCTGGATAGCAATGTCAGTGGCCTGACCCTGGACACACAGCACACTGAATGTCATTCCCTTCTTTACACCAACTGACCAGTACTCACAGAGAGACTAACTTACTCTGGCCCCTCCTGAAGGCTGGTGAACCATGATGCGGGCATTGGGCAGTGAATGCCTCATGCCTGTCGTTCCTGCTGCCAGGAGCAAGCTGCCCATGCTTGCCGCTTGGCCAACACACCAGGTGGAGATGGGATTCAGAATGTACTGCATGGTGTCATAAATGGCCAGTCCTGCTGTCACCACACCACCTTAAAAAGAGACAGAACGAGAGCTGTCTTTGCATGAATTTACTCATTTACTTAAATACACTGCATTCAACAGAGACGTTAATTATGTCAGGCATAAAATTTCATCTGTGAGATACAGATCACAAAGTATTTGGACTGCGTGATACCAACAACACAAGAtcatctgctgctgctcttaTATGTCCATATTTGGAATATACTGAAGTGGGCGTATTGTGCTTTTCCTCAAGTTTCATCACAATAAAAGCAATTTATGCTCATTTTAAACATggataatgttaaaaaagaaaaaaaaaaaatcaggccaCCTTATGTATAGTAATCCCTTTGAGCTCCATTGCCGTGAATGCATGCTGTCAAAGAGAGGGGCTATCCCTAAAAGGAAGCTCTGCCCATCTGCTGTTCAAACTTTTTAtttggcagccaatcagaagaaaggtgGCTTAAAGGGGCGGGGCTAGAACTGCTTCTTTGACTGTTCATGGACAAACTGGCTGCACCAAAGCCCAGTATAAGATAAATCAAGATTACTTTGTattgtgaatcatgcaaagctactctaacAGAGTCCAAAAGTAAAACATGGAGCTGACAATGAATATAGCAGGTCCACTTTAACTTCAATGCAACGCTAGTGCAACCATCACACCCACAAACAGTGTTACAGCACTTAATACAAACTGTACCATAAGCATACATGCAATGACCAAAGCTGAAGCATggccacaaacacagacaggctTCAGTCACAAACAAAATGACAGCAGCCTGTGAAAGTCCCAGTGAACCAGCTGGTTTTGTTTCAGTTACTACAAATCAAGAAACTGTTACTTTATAAATACTGTGATTAAAAACATCAATATTTTGAATaagcaataaaaaataatagttAATTTTAAGTGTTTTAACTGCACTACTTTTTGGCGAAAGAATTGTAATCAAAATACAAATTCTTGTAGGTGCTGAGTGAGCCTTAGCACAATGACACAAATATACGACACAGTATTGATAGTTAGTGTGAGTACTCTCACAGTCAGCAGTGGTTTACTGTAACACTGACGCAGCTCAGCCTTTCTCCATGGGTCAGAAATGAAAAAGTAGTGCTCTAACAAGTTCTTTGAGGTTTCATTTTCATGACGGTGAAATGTTTCATTCCTTCATCCTTCTTTTCATAAAGTTTATCAATAAACCTCACAGCGAAATACTCAGATTGGAATTCTTCGTTTTGATTATGTCATACCAGGACTGTTGATGTACATGTGGATGGGCTTGTTGTTGCTTTCTGACTGTAGGAAGAGCAGCTGGGCAATAACCAGACTGGCTATGGAGTCATCGATCTGAGCAGACGGGGAAGAGAAAGAGCTTGAATATAAATCACTCTGAAAACATGTTTCCAAAAATCTTCAGGAAGACACTTACAGGACCCATTACACAAATGATTCTCTCTCTCAGGAGGCGAGAGTAGATGTCATATGCTCGTTCTCCTCTCccctgaaacaaaacaaacaagaaaacgaaacaaaaggagaggattttaaatcaaatgacAAAGCTGTTCTCTGTGGATGACAGGTCTGGACAGCACAGTATCTCAAATACATATAGAAGGTTCACAAATATGCTGCAGCAACACAAATTCATGTTTTTACATCGATATTAGCAGGAATAAAGCCACTTATACAGATGTCTGTCTTTCCTTTGCCAAGCAAACAAAAATTCTCTCATCCTAAATCTTCATGATTCACACCTGTTTAAATTCTTTTTGTGCAACATTTTGCAGGAGAAAAGAAACAATCATGTATTTATATTGTATATACACCTCTATACTGACTGTATATACACTTCTACTAAACACAGAAAGTCCTGCTTCAGCCATTCAAATGATCACACTCACC includes:
- the clpp gene encoding ATP-dependent Clp protease proteolytic subunit, mitochondrial; translated protein: MLLRRVLRMGSLTLKHSRSIHHSSLCRTPLIPIVVEQTGRGERAYDIYSRLLRERIICVMGPIDDSIASLVIAQLLFLQSESNNKPIHMYINSPGGVVTAGLAIYDTMQYILNPISTWCVGQAASMGSLLLAAGTTGMRHSLPNARIMVHQPSGGARGQATDIAIQAEEILKLKRQINNIYAKHTGQSLETIESVMERDRYMSPMEAQDFGLIDRVLVHPPQAGQDEPELVQKEPAAAAAAAAASPSPQPESTDPEKASPGTNPPSSYKPEP